Proteins co-encoded in one Nitrososphaera sp. genomic window:
- a CDS encoding family 16 glycoside hydrolase, with product MKKSYLILSVLLLVALVAPFGTPSTAINRAAAITQAADILLPNISITSPVAGVQLMGATLVVKGTANDSGSGVSRVEVRLNQSAYRLATPKSAGDWSTWSITFDLSTVELGAYKVLARVTDNAGNQNWSEVYVFYSLYDNFSSTYTLTPTYTSPNGKWYGVWNGAGSFGAAQYGGKNVFYENTSPVTTSSNSQSALTLSTQTFKNFELSLDVSTNKQTRLNSPPNNWEVAWIFWHYNDNTHFKYFLVKTDGSETGKYDGGVNPTDQKILYTSTSPKATIGGGMHWDIYVRGSHVVIQVNGVTVFNYYDSSTYNSGTIGLYAEDSQVTFSNVNILPL from the coding sequence ATGAAAAAATCTTACCTAATATTGTCTGTACTTCTTCTGGTGGCCCTTGTTGCGCCGTTTGGCACTCCTTCGACCGCTATCAACAGGGCCGCGGCAATAACGCAAGCGGCCGATATCCTTCTTCCAAATATATCGATCACCAGTCCGGTGGCCGGGGTCCAACTAATGGGTGCCACGCTGGTTGTCAAAGGGACGGCAAATGATTCTGGAAGCGGTGTAAGTCGCGTAGAGGTCCGGCTCAATCAAAGTGCATATCGCCTTGCCACCCCAAAGTCTGCGGGTGACTGGTCTACCTGGAGTATTACTTTTGATTTGAGTACTGTGGAGCTGGGGGCATACAAGGTTTTAGCTAGAGTCACTGACAATGCGGGCAACCAGAATTGGTCTGAAGTCTATGTCTTCTATTCCCTCTACGATAACTTCTCATCTACATATACGCTAACACCAACGTACACAAGTCCAAATGGCAAGTGGTATGGAGTCTGGAATGGCGCGGGATCGTTTGGCGCCGCTCAATATGGAGGGAAAAATGTATTCTATGAGAATACCAGCCCCGTAACTACTAGCTCTAATTCCCAATCAGCGCTCACACTTTCGACGCAAACATTCAAGAATTTTGAACTGTCGCTTGACGTTAGTACAAACAAGCAAACACGGCTCAACAGCCCTCCAAACAACTGGGAGGTAGCCTGGATATTCTGGCATTACAATGACAACACGCACTTCAAGTACTTTCTCGTAAAGACCGATGGTTCTGAAACCGGCAAGTACGACGGAGGTGTCAACCCGACAGACCAGAAAATCTTGTATACGTCAACAAGTCCAAAGGCCACGATAGGCGGAGGAATGCACTGGGACATTTATGTGCGAGGAAGCCATGTGGTCATTCAGGTCAACGGTGTAACAGTGTTTAACTATTACGATTCATCGACGTACAACAGTGGGACCATCGGACTTTATGCAGAGGATTCGCAGGTGACTTTCAGTAACGTAAACATCCTCCCGCTCTAA
- a CDS encoding discoidin domain-containing protein, whose protein sequence is MNNLIEKISSFPAAERSSRYLKLAVLGLSVACVLAVGIIPNRTLEAAASSCAAQPIASVTASGYGYPNTPQNSIDGNLATRWSNEGIGSWIQLQLKSPVTVCQVKVAWYKGNLRSTHFTVGLSKDGSALTTGYSGWSSGSSTALETYNVASVVNTQYVRITGLGTTTDDWASITEIQIFGNSALPSVTITSPSDGFQFTAGTVKLAGSATAGSAALSKVEVKIDGDISSYKLATPKAPGDWSTWSINYNLPIGSHALTARVTDTAGVQSWDAVTLMGLGTNTGAITTGNSYYDAYDSNILTSVQKYGFPDPMLIKAQMYLESDFIEFDASTDIPCSLPSGWATSEGHSYGLMQITPACNVYDFSSAGLLLSNGHPNLVKDTTSSLWSNSIYNPNKNIDFATASMMTEYTNMKANFGGCTATQYEEMALSSYNSGSDSVLGCGAYNSRGQSYVDKVAADYNELAALAGISTRL, encoded by the coding sequence ATGAATAATCTCATAGAAAAGATTTCTAGCTTTCCAGCTGCCGAACGATCATCGCGTTATCTAAAGTTGGCGGTCCTTGGGCTATCCGTTGCTTGCGTTCTAGCTGTTGGTATTATCCCAAACCGCACTCTTGAAGCAGCAGCCAGTTCCTGCGCCGCGCAACCAATTGCAAGTGTAACGGCCAGCGGATACGGATATCCAAACACGCCACAGAATTCAATAGATGGGAACCTAGCGACGCGTTGGTCCAACGAAGGCATAGGTTCCTGGATCCAGCTTCAGCTCAAATCACCTGTCACAGTGTGTCAGGTAAAGGTCGCATGGTACAAGGGCAATTTGCGCTCGACTCACTTTACAGTAGGGCTATCTAAAGACGGAAGTGCGCTTACAACCGGCTATAGTGGCTGGAGCAGCGGTTCTTCAACTGCCCTTGAAACTTACAATGTCGCTTCCGTTGTCAATACACAATACGTCCGCATAACTGGTCTTGGGACCACAACTGATGACTGGGCATCAATAACCGAAATCCAAATTTTTGGAAATTCTGCCTTGCCTAGCGTCACTATAACTTCGCCTTCAGATGGCTTTCAGTTTACAGCAGGCACCGTAAAACTTGCCGGCAGCGCGACGGCAGGATCTGCAGCCCTTTCCAAGGTTGAAGTGAAAATTGATGGAGATATCAGCAGTTACAAACTTGCTACTCCAAAGGCGCCTGGCGACTGGTCTACGTGGAGCATAAACTACAACCTGCCAATCGGCAGCCACGCATTAACTGCCCGGGTGACAGACACCGCTGGAGTGCAGTCCTGGGACGCCGTGACCCTGATGGGGTTAGGCACAAACACCGGCGCCATCACCACTGGTAATTCATACTATGATGCATATGACTCCAATATCCTTACATCTGTCCAGAAGTACGGATTTCCCGATCCCATGTTAATTAAGGCACAGATGTATCTCGAATCTGACTTTATAGAATTTGACGCTTCGACAGACATACCCTGCAGCCTTCCTTCGGGCTGGGCAACTTCCGAGGGACACTCCTACGGATTGATGCAAATCACACCCGCGTGCAACGTATATGACTTTAGCAGCGCTGGATTGCTCCTCTCAAACGGCCATCCAAATCTTGTAAAGGATACAACTTCGTCTCTATGGTCGAATTCTATCTACAACCCAAACAAGAACATAGATTTCGCCACTGCCTCAATGATGACAGAGTACACTAACATGAAGGCGAATTTCGGAGGATGCACCGCGACCCAGTATGAGGAAATGGCGCTGTCAAGCTATAATTCGGGCTCAGATTCAGTACTTGGCTGCGGAGCGTATAATTCTAGGGGCCAGTCTTACGTTGACAAGGTCGCCGCTGACTACAACGAGCTAGCCGCACTTGCGGGCATTTCAACTAGATTGTGA